A stretch of the Archangium violaceum genome encodes the following:
- a CDS encoding serine/threonine-protein kinase has product MSLIVMAAHVGYPLPGMDCFDTRQLFAFAQGALGAEAAVSVEKHLDDCTVCRALLAEAARASGGQASQPSEPGQPPGGAVQPWLARGALLGRYVVLERIGAGGMGVVHAAYDPELDRRVALKLIRIDSTSPARREQAQARLLREAQAAARVVHPNVITIHDVGRFGEHVFLAMELVDGATLRAHMTPGKERRDWHEVLGLFLQAGRGLAAAHAQGLVHRDFKPDNVLVGRDGRVRITDFGLARIAEDLGGPRESVPSLVPANLHDISLTRSDVVLGTPAYMAPEQKRGERSDARGDQYSYCVALHEALYGKRPFTPDSETGSGSEDAKRAGVPAWVHRAILQGLSESPEARHASMDELLRRLSEAPGAKWRRVGMAAAAGLVLVAGGAALHRSTSGDPCGGSEQALVGVWDTARKSAVQATFASSPLPFAASTWREVERTLDAYARDWVAASHEACVATRVTGHPTERLFDRRLICLDQRLEDLSAVVDTLAAADAQVIQNAVRAAHGLESLAPCADIPTLASPEPPPLDEGTRRRMEELRARRAMVRAKLNAGQVKPALELATAVAREAHDVGHGPLEAEVLALLAETQAQARQIREAIRTWHRTIQVAESSRHDRQAAEAWAALVRLHSFVDAGLDPDEEIPRHAAAALKRLGGDARIEAMLSRNLVSLHRARGRLTEALAESQRALALARKTYSAQEPELATALLGQGQILGLLERHEEGLPFLLEAESIYRKTYGPEHPNLAVVLDTIAVHEVRAGNAARALEYVGRALTIFQRVHGDEHLLTAGTLHNQGGMLLELDRAEEALRAFERAARIRERQLGSADPKFASSLSGMGRALAKLGRYREAAEHHQRAVDIREKALGPESPQVAIDLLGLGGVLVEMNAPRKARAPLERAIAIFAREPAGTEDENLANARFALARALASEPRNQEKARQLASAALEDYRRLPRSRAPNLEKLERWLAEHGGAPLRAAASSPWSFRRESPLR; this is encoded by the coding sequence GTGTCGCTCATCGTCATGGCCGCCCACGTCGGCTATCCTCTTCCTGGCATGGACTGCTTCGACACGCGACAACTCTTCGCCTTCGCGCAGGGGGCGTTGGGCGCCGAAGCTGCCGTGTCGGTGGAAAAGCATCTGGATGACTGCACCGTCTGTCGAGCGCTCCTGGCGGAAGCCGCACGTGCGAGTGGCGGCCAGGCGTCCCAGCCCTCGGAGCCCGGGCAGCCGCCCGGAGGAGCGGTGCAACCCTGGCTCGCGAGGGGTGCCCTGCTCGGGCGCTACGTGGTGCTCGAACGCATCGGCGCTGGGGGCATGGGCGTCGTCCATGCCGCGTACGATCCCGAGCTGGACAGGCGGGTCGCGCTCAAGCTCATCCGCATCGACTCCACGAGCCCGGCGAGGCGGGAGCAGGCACAGGCCCGGCTGCTGCGGGAGGCCCAGGCCGCCGCCCGCGTCGTCCACCCCAACGTCATCACGATTCACGACGTGGGGCGGTTCGGCGAGCACGTGTTCCTGGCCATGGAGCTCGTGGACGGCGCCACCCTGCGCGCGCACATGACACCCGGGAAGGAGCGGCGGGACTGGCACGAGGTGCTGGGGCTGTTCCTCCAGGCGGGACGGGGGCTCGCGGCGGCCCATGCGCAGGGGCTCGTCCACCGCGACTTCAAGCCCGACAACGTCCTGGTCGGCCGGGACGGGCGCGTCCGCATCACCGACTTCGGCCTCGCGCGCATCGCCGAGGACCTGGGCGGCCCCCGCGAGTCCGTGCCCTCACTGGTCCCGGCGAACCTCCACGACATATCCCTCACGCGCTCGGACGTGGTGCTGGGCACGCCGGCGTACATGGCCCCCGAGCAGAAACGCGGGGAGAGGTCCGATGCCCGCGGCGACCAGTACAGCTACTGCGTCGCGCTCCACGAGGCGTTGTATGGGAAGCGCCCCTTCACTCCGGACTCGGAGACCGGCTCCGGGAGCGAGGACGCGAAACGGGCCGGAGTGCCGGCCTGGGTACACCGGGCCATCCTCCAGGGGCTCTCGGAATCACCGGAGGCGCGCCACGCCTCCATGGACGAGCTCCTCCGGCGGCTCAGCGAGGCGCCGGGGGCGAAGTGGCGCCGGGTGGGCATGGCCGCCGCCGCGGGCCTGGTGCTCGTCGCGGGAGGAGCGGCGCTGCATCGGTCCACGTCGGGGGACCCCTGCGGAGGCAGTGAGCAGGCGCTCGTTGGTGTCTGGGACACGGCCCGGAAGAGCGCGGTCCAGGCCACCTTCGCGTCGAGCCCCCTGCCCTTCGCGGCGAGCACGTGGCGCGAGGTGGAGCGCACGCTGGACGCCTATGCGCGCGACTGGGTGGCGGCGAGTCACGAGGCGTGTGTCGCCACGCGTGTGACGGGACACCCGACGGAGCGGCTTTTCGATCGGCGCCTCATCTGCCTGGACCAGCGGCTCGAGGATCTATCGGCCGTGGTCGACACGCTGGCGGCGGCGGATGCCCAGGTCATCCAGAACGCGGTGCGCGCGGCCCATGGACTGGAGAGCCTGGCCCCCTGCGCGGACATCCCGACGCTCGCCTCGCCGGAGCCACCGCCCTTGGATGAGGGGACGCGGCGCCGGATGGAGGAGCTTCGCGCGCGGCGCGCCATGGTGAGGGCGAAGCTGAACGCCGGCCAGGTGAAGCCCGCGCTGGAGCTCGCCACGGCGGTGGCCCGGGAGGCTCACGACGTGGGCCATGGCCCGCTGGAGGCCGAGGTCCTCGCCCTCCTCGCGGAGACGCAGGCACAGGCGCGGCAGATCCGGGAGGCCATCCGGACGTGGCACCGGACCATCCAGGTCGCGGAGTCGAGCCGGCACGACCGGCAGGCCGCGGAAGCGTGGGCCGCGCTGGTCCGCCTGCACAGCTTCGTGGACGCGGGCCTGGACCCGGACGAGGAGATTCCCCGTCACGCGGCGGCGGCCCTGAAGCGCCTGGGTGGAGATGCCCGCATCGAGGCCATGCTGTCCCGGAACCTCGTCAGCCTCCACCGTGCCCGGGGCAGGCTGACCGAGGCGCTGGCGGAGAGCCAGCGTGCGCTCGCGCTGGCGCGGAAGACCTACAGCGCGCAGGAGCCGGAGCTCGCCACCGCCCTGCTCGGCCAGGGACAGATTCTCGGGCTCCTGGAACGTCACGAGGAAGGACTGCCCTTCCTCCTGGAAGCGGAGTCCATCTACCGGAAGACGTACGGCCCGGAGCACCCCAACCTTGCGGTCGTCCTGGATACGATCGCCGTTCACGAGGTGCGGGCGGGCAACGCCGCGCGCGCGCTGGAGTACGTGGGCCGGGCCCTGACCATCTTCCAGCGTGTCCATGGCGACGAGCACCTGTTGACGGCCGGCACGCTCCACAACCAGGGCGGCATGCTGCTCGAGCTGGACCGTGCGGAGGAGGCACTCCGGGCGTTCGAGCGCGCGGCTCGGATTCGAGAGAGGCAGTTGGGGTCCGCGGACCCGAAGTTCGCGTCCTCCCTGTCCGGCATGGGGCGCGCGCTCGCGAAGCTGGGGCGCTACCGGGAGGCGGCCGAGCACCACCAACGCGCGGTGGACATCCGGGAGAAGGCCCTGGGGCCGGAGAGTCCCCAGGTCGCCATCGATCTGCTGGGGCTGGGCGGGGTCCTCGTGGAGATGAACGCGCCGCGCAAGGCGCGCGCCCCACTCGAGCGCGCGATCGCCATCTTCGCGCGCGAACCGGCTGGGACGGAGGATGAGAACCTGGCGAATGCGCGGTTCGCGCTGGCCCGGGCGCTCGCGAGCGAGCCACGGAACCAGGAGAAGGCGCGCCAGCTCGCGAGCGCCGCCCTCGAGGACTACCGGCGGCTCCCCCGGTCGCGCGCCCCGAACCTCGAGAAGCTCGAGAGGTGGCTGGCCGAGCATGGGGGGGCCCCGCTCAGAGCCGCAGCTTCTTCCCCGTGGTCTTTCCGGCGTGAATCTCCACTTCGATGA
- a CDS encoding sigma-70 family RNA polymerase sigma factor, producing MTMSDTDHQEERAFASACARGEAEALSEFETRFVPQLRKALQQRGMDVATVEEALQLLRVKLFLPSGDRPPRIADYSGQGSLLAWLRVAALRTALNMMRERKLSFDLDEARLEEAAAPLDEADRRYIKERYRKDFTEAFQEALTALEPRGRTLLRLHLVEGVGTAQIARAYRVDRSTVKRWLAQSRETLREEVRVRLAARIGVDTPALGSLLLELQSQLDLSIRSALRDPTSS from the coding sequence ATGACGATGAGCGACACGGATCATCAGGAAGAGCGGGCCTTCGCGAGTGCGTGCGCGCGGGGTGAGGCGGAGGCTCTCTCGGAGTTCGAGACGCGCTTCGTCCCCCAGCTCCGCAAGGCTTTACAGCAGCGGGGGATGGATGTGGCCACGGTGGAAGAGGCCCTCCAACTCCTGCGCGTGAAGCTCTTCCTCCCCAGTGGAGACCGTCCTCCCCGCATCGCCGACTACTCGGGACAGGGCTCGTTGTTGGCCTGGCTTCGCGTGGCCGCCCTGCGCACCGCCCTGAACATGATGCGTGAGCGGAAGCTGTCGTTCGACCTGGACGAGGCCCGGCTCGAGGAGGCCGCCGCTCCCCTCGACGAGGCCGACCGGCGCTACATCAAGGAGCGCTACCGCAAGGACTTCACCGAGGCGTTCCAGGAGGCGCTGACGGCCCTGGAGCCCCGGGGCCGGACCCTGCTGCGGTTGCACCTGGTGGAGGGCGTGGGGACGGCCCAGATCGCCCGCGCCTACCGCGTGGACCGCTCCACGGTGAAGCGCTGGCTGGCCCAGTCCCGGGAGACGTTGCGCGAGGAGGTCCGCGTGCGCCTCGCGGCCCGCATCGGCGTGGACACGCCCGCGCTCGGCAGCCTCCTGCTCGAGCTCCAGAGCCAGCTCGACCTGAGCATCCGCTCCGCCTTGCGCGACCCGACGTCCTCCTGA